The following proteins are co-located in the Gloeocapsa sp. PCC 7428 genome:
- a CDS encoding type II toxin-antitoxin system HicB family antitoxin, which yields MKQFKIIIEKHPDGYVAYPIGVAGAIVGQGDTYEEALSDVKSAITCYIEVFGKEMLEDVPCVEVFIAEAGVIL from the coding sequence ATGAAGCAGTTCAAAATTATTATTGAAAAGCATCCAGATGGATATGTTGCTTACCCTATTGGTGTTGCGGGTGCGATTGTTGGGCAGGGAGATACGTATGAAGAAGCCTTATCAGATGTAAAATCGGCGATCACCTGCTACATTGAAGTTTTTGGCAAAGAAATGCTAGAAGATGTTCCATGTGTAGAGGTTTTTATTGCTGAGGCTGGAGTTATACTCTAG
- a CDS encoding type II toxin-antitoxin system HicA family toxin gives MPKFPVDAPKKRVVKAFELLGFKIVREREHIVMKRENEDGTETPLVMPNHSTIKSGTLRAICTQTGISREEFLEAYNQS, from the coding sequence ATGCCGAAGTTTCCAGTCGATGCACCTAAGAAGCGTGTAGTCAAAGCGTTTGAGCTATTAGGTTTTAAAATCGTTCGTGAACGAGAACACATCGTCATGAAACGCGAGAATGAAGATGGAACAGAGACACCGTTAGTTATGCCAAATCACTCGACTATTAAAAGTGGAACGTTGAGAGCTATCTGCACTCAGACTGGAATTTCTAGAGAAGAATTTTTAGAAGCATATAATCAAAGCTAA
- a CDS encoding triacylglycerol lipase, with amino-acid sequence MNVMSIRNPVLLLHGRISSHLQMSKLADYLSHLGWHTYSLSFEPSTGELGLEHWARQIEDYISRNFSLEQPIDIVGFSMGGLAGRYYLQCLGGVNRVQRFISISTPHRGTWTAYLLSHIGCRQMRPNSPFLKMLDRHIECLASVSCTTIWTFFDVVILPASSSILPIGNSVQIPVIWHDCMPFSNRVMQVVAEALIQEPS; translated from the coding sequence ATGAATGTGATGTCTATCCGTAATCCTGTTCTATTGCTTCATGGTCGAATTTCTAGCCACCTGCAAATGAGTAAACTGGCAGATTATCTAAGTCATTTAGGATGGCATACTTATTCTCTTAGTTTTGAACCAAGTACGGGAGAACTAGGATTAGAACATTGGGCACGGCAAATTGAAGACTATATCAGCAGAAACTTTTCCCTAGAGCAACCTATAGATATTGTAGGCTTCAGTATGGGTGGGCTTGCAGGTCGATATTATCTTCAGTGTTTAGGTGGAGTTAATCGAGTTCAACGTTTCATCAGCATTTCTACACCCCATCGCGGAACGTGGACTGCATATCTCTTGTCGCATATAGGATGTCGTCAAATGCGACCAAATAGCCCATTCTTAAAGATGCTAGATCGGCATATTGAATGCTTGGCATCTGTTAGTTGTACGACCATTTGGACTTTCTTTGATGTGGTAATTTTGCCAGCTAGTTCTTCAATACTTCCCATTGGTAACTCCGTGCAAATTCCTGTTATTTGGCATGACTGTATGCCTTTTAGTAATAGAGTGATGCAAGTAGTCGCTGAGGCTCTTATACAGGAACCTAGTTAA
- a CDS encoding ABC transporter permease, which produces MLELFLAELKRSWIEFTRYPVDAVAGVFIITSVFYGLFLSARYIAGPNLQFGDRLDAIVVGYVLWTLVIFVVTSIVSILQIEAQTGTLEQVMLTPYGVSRVFLARAIASLTINIVLITGILLLILLLTGRRLYFPPTLILPLLTVLFGAYGLAFLMASLALLFKRIQQLLGLTQFALLFLLTVPSETWSGTLSIVRLLLPMTMGAGILRDLMARNLSLNFVEISLAFLNGLGYLVLGLVVFRRAEVVAKRRGILGGY; this is translated from the coding sequence ATGCTTGAACTATTTTTAGCTGAACTCAAACGCAGTTGGATTGAGTTTACGCGCTATCCTGTTGATGCCGTTGCTGGAGTTTTTATCATTACATCCGTATTTTACGGTTTATTTCTCAGTGCCCGTTACATTGCAGGTCCCAATTTACAATTTGGCGATCGCCTAGATGCAATTGTCGTTGGCTATGTGCTGTGGACTTTGGTAATCTTTGTTGTTACGAGTATTGTTAGCATTCTGCAAATTGAAGCACAAACGGGAACTTTAGAGCAAGTCATGCTCACGCCCTATGGTGTATCACGGGTGTTTTTAGCACGTGCGATCGCAAGTTTAACGATCAATATTGTCTTAATTACAGGAATTTTACTACTAATTCTCTTACTAACAGGACGACGATTATATTTTCCCCCAACTTTAATTTTGCCACTTCTCACAGTTTTATTCGGTGCTTATGGTTTAGCCTTCCTTATGGCTTCTTTAGCTTTACTATTTAAACGTATTCAGCAATTACTTGGGCTGACGCAATTTGCTTTATTGTTTTTATTAACGGTTCCGAGCGAAACTTGGAGCGGAACGCTATCAATTGTAAGATTGCTGTTACCAATGACAATGGGTGCAGGAATTCTCCGCGATTTAATGGCACGTAATCTAAGTTTAAACTTTGTTGAAATTTCGCTTGCCTTTCTCAATGGATTAGGATATCTAGTCTTAGGTTTAGTAGTATTTCGTCGTGCAGAAGTTGTAGCAAAGCGCCGAGGAATTTTAGGAGGATATTAA